Genomic DNA from Limanda limanda chromosome 8, fLimLim1.1, whole genome shotgun sequence:
ACGCCACCAgtaagctctctctctctctctctctctctcccatggattcccactcctctctctctctctcccagtgacagcagcagattcccactcaactctctctctctcccagtgttCCCACTCAACTCTCCTCACACACTTGCTTGTTTCCCTCCTGTCAGCACCGGCGGCGGAGTCAGCATGATGTCATGGGATGGGGTCCGTTATCCCTGCTGGCACGGGTGAACCCGGGCTATTCGGTGAGTGGATTTATTCTCAATTCTTGCCGGGAGAGGGggacgaggaagaagaagaagaagaggaaaaggaggaagaggagggagagagaaggagagagagaggcgcgGAGGAACATGGtaatcaccaccatcaccatctccatcacctccagctcctctcctcctcctgctcccagAATAACCCGCCAGCATGCCGGAGCCAGCACAACAAGACCAGCGGTATTTATAGGGTCATCAATTCACACCACGTGGTCCGGAGGTAAACCGGATGGCCGTTGCGCGAAGGTTCCGCGTCAGTATGTCCTGCGAGGCCGGCacgcttcttctcctcctgctcctgggCTTCCTGCTGGGGCTCGTGCCCGCGTCCGCGCTCCCGGTGCGGACCagcaacaccagcagcagccagctGGAGAGGCAGTGGGACTGGGAGACCCTCTTCTCCCGCTCCGTGCTGGGGGTCTCCGGGGAGAAGCCCGAGCAGAACTGGGAGACGGACTACCTGCTGGGCATCAAGCGGGTGCGGAGGCTCTACTGCAACGTGGGCATCGGGTTCCACCTGCAGGTTCTCCCCAGTGGGAGGGTTAATGGGGCCCACAGCGAGAACCAGTACAGTGAGTTCCACACCTTCTCCCggtgcatgagagagagagagagagagagagagagagagagagagagagagagagaggggggagagagagagggggagagagagggttaATGGGGCCCACAGCGAGAACCAGTACAGTGAGTTCCACACCTTCACCCggtgcatgagagagagagagagagagagagaggggagagagagagggggagagagagagagagagagggggagagagagggagagagagggttaATGGGGCCCACAGCGAGAACCAGTACATTGAGTTCCACACCTCCACCGtatgcatgagagagagagagagagagagagagagagagagagagagagagaaagagagagagagagagagggcagacagagaggggggagagagagagagagagagagagagagagggggagagagagggagagagagggttaATGGTGCCCACAGCGAGAACCAGTACAGTGAGTTCCACACCTCCACCGtatgcatgagagagagagagagagagagagagagagagagagagagagagagagggggagagagaggggagagagagaggggggagagagagagagagggtcaatatcatagactgtatatgtgcatgagagagagagagagagagagagagagagagagagagggtcaatatcatagactgtatatatgcatgagagagagagagagaggggagagagagagagagagagggagagagaaagagggagagagagagagggtcactATGcatgagagaaagacagagagaggggggagagagagagagagagagagggtcaatATgcatgagggagagagggagagagagagagagagagagagggtcaatattcatgagagagagagagggagagagagagagagggggggagagagagaagggggagagagagagacagagggggagaaagagagagagagagaggggagagagagagggggagagagagagggttaaTAAGCATGAGTGTGATGAGCATCCCCTCGATTAACCTGCATGATCATCCTTCTCtagggggggtgagggggggggggagatctGTATTTCTCTCACTGCAAAAAGACAAATCTATTAAAACAAGTATCCATCAGCACTTAACACCcttcaccccccctcctccccctctctcctcccccccagaGCTCAACCATGACATGAATGTATGGACGCTTTTAGACACAACTTATTtttacgcccccccccctcctcttctaccatcccccctcctcctcctgtgaggGCGGTGCAGAGACCAGTGGTCGTGCACGTCAACGCACATTAATTGCCAAATATTCACTGGATTGTGATTTCAATTGACGTGTacctgaagtgtgtgtgtgtttgtgtgtgtgtgtttgtgtgtgtgtgtgtgtggggggggggggggatgaaagTGCTGTCTGTAAGGTTACACCCAGGAAGGCTCTGCAGGAAACAATCAGCCAGGGTCAGTGTTtatctgttattattattatgattatgattatgactCTAATGtgcctgtttctgtctctgtcccccccccccccctgcagctctGATAGAGATCTCCACGGTGCAGCGGGGGGTGGTGAGCCTCTGCGGGCTGAAGAGCGGGCTGTTCCTGGCGATGAGCAGCAGGGGGAGGTTGTACGGAACGGTAGGTCTGCACTGCACTTCCTTTACTGTCCAGCCAATAACAGGAGGTGGAGAACAGGACCTGGAGCTGCTTGGGTTCAATCTGTGGGTCATGTCTGAGGATGGGACTCCTGCTCCATCTGTGGGGGGGGCGGTCTGAGCATTATGTCCACATATTCATATCTAATccatacattttaatttctgaGGCTTTATTTGAAGCGTGTGGTGGCCTGTGGGTAAATAATGATGAGGAGAACAGATGAAAGGGTTTGAACCGCACGCGCCTGTAGTgaggtccagtgtgtgtgtgtttgtgtgtgtgtgtgtgtgtgtgtgtagagagagagagagagaggagtgggagagagaggggaaaactCACCTGAAGCAAAGAAACCTGTCAGCAGAGAAGGAAATCGATCAGATTGGCTGTGTGAGTCATGAATCGTCTGCTCAGCAGTCGTCATGTTTTCAAACTGGCAGATAGTTAGAAGCTTTGGAATATAAAGGGACTTGATGTGAGAAGCAGATCCCAGATGTGAGTGTTGCTCTTGTACCTGAGCTCCTCCTGATAGTGTCTGTTTCTTTAGGGTTTGGTTTGAAGACATTTTCAGAATAAACAGTTGTGTGTTCTTCTTGCACATGAGAGTCAGGAAACAGTGAGATTAGTTTAGAGTTAGGAAACACATCCAACATAGTCTCACTCACACGTCACCAGCACCAACACACCTCAGTCCATCCACCTGACACTGACGTATGACAGGTGCATTTATATCTAATGCTGTAGTGTCAGGTAAACTAGTCAGAGTCGTTATTGTCCAGCAATCCTCCAATAACCCAAACATTCATATTCCTACAGTTAACAGTTGTCCCCACACATCTACCTGACAGATATTTGTCGCTGCATTAAGTTTAATTGGTTTGAATACAGAGAGTTACCCTGTTAATAACTGTGAAAACTCTCAGAAGAGTTATAATGACCATACACACGTTCACCGTCTTATTAGATGAATTAAAGTTCCCAAAGGCTGAAACTTCATCCTGCTGCTGAATGTGTTGGAGGTTTCAATCccttaaatatgaatatatgctGGTGAAATTAAATAGAAAGAAAACTTTACTAGGTGAAGTTTAGATGACAGTAAATGAacaaggagagaagaaaaaagaccAGAATTCTCCTCAGttaaaatgacacattcataGATTTCAGCCgtctaaatatgtcagattgtTTTCATCGATATCCATTCATTATTCTCTGGGTAAATGGTGGAATTGTTGAAAAATCCTGCAAAACCCCTGATCCGTATTAAATGGATTCTCTGTTGACCTACGTCCAATCGCTCCaccaagtttggtggaaatccattcagtagtttgtGTGTCATCATGTTCACAAACAGACCAACGAAGACCAGGGGGTGAGAACATAACCCCTGTGGTTTGAGATCAACTCTAATGTTTCATGGTCTGAAATAAGACATTTCTTCAAGTTGAACTTGAAATCTTAGATCCACAAAGATTGAAGTTTCTTTGTAGAATCACCGGAGATAAACTTTGGACGTAGTTTCCTTCCAGAGCCACTCAGCTGTTAGTATATGATGTTTAGTTTCAGTGGGCGGAGGAATCCTCGTCGTGTTTATCGGCGCTGACACGAGGCCGCTGGTTATCTGGCTGTGGCCGACACGTCTGACAGACTGAATGTGAGTCAGTGATCTGCTCGTGAGTGATGAAGCGTCAGCTCGCAGGCCGGCCGCGGATCTGATAAGAGATTGAATTAGACCAAATGCTCTGTGATGGACAGTGTTTGCTGCTGCTCGCTGTGTGAGTCATGAATCGTCTGCTCAGCAGTCGTCATGTTTTCAAACAGGCAGATAGTTAGAAGCTTTGGAATATCAAGGGACTTGATGTGAGAAGCAGAGACCAGATGTGAGTGTTGCTCTTGTACCTGAGCTCCTCCTGATAACTTCTGTTTCTTCAGGGTTTGGTTTGAAGTTTGACAGTTTCAGAATAAACAGTTGTGTGTTCTTCTTGCAGATGAGAGTCAGGAAACAGTTTAGTTTAGAGTTAAAAAGACAAGTGGGATAACTAGTCTGGTTCTTttcaaaggaaaaaataaataataagttgTGGTTATATGTGTGGAACTGCTCATTATTTAAAGAAAGGTTTGGAGCTGGTGGTAGCCAGgaggtttattaacattttaatgtaaaGTTGAATGTTTCCTACGGCAAAGTAAGAACTTACTGTAGCTTCATATTCAGCAAACAGACGTATTCATCTGCTGGTTCATAACAATCTGCAGATATGAGTCTTTATCAGTCACATTTATGTTCTTCATGTGTGATTGTACTTGTCTTTTTAAATGtagttaataaagtttatggttaaactgtcaaatattAAGCCTCAActtcatttctttgtcataaaggGTTGATAAAGAATAATTGGCCTCAACATCCATATAGTTTGGGCTCTAATGAGAAAGATCTCATCTCTAATTCGAAGCGTATTCTCCTAAATATGAAACTATCCTTTAtgttcagtgtgtttttctgtaaatAAGAATCATTTCTTTGCTAAATATCAGCAGATTTATTGGATGATCAGAACAGTTGATGTCTTTTGAGCCGTCAGAACAAAGAACTCTACATCATCACTCGTGTCTCATCTAAATATATCTCTTTATTTATTGTGCATCGCTCTGAATCTTTTTCAAGTTaatgtttaaactgtaaaatatatagacttaatttctttgtcataagggtttgatacaGAATAATTGGCCTCAAACATCCATATAGTTTGGGGTCTAATGAGAAAGATCTCATCTCTAATTCTTAGCGTATGTCTATGGTATTCTcctaaaaatgaaacaaatcctTTATGTAAATAAGAATAATTTCTTTGCTGAATATCAGCAGATTTATTGGGTGATCAGAACAGTTGATGTCTTTCGAGCCGTCAGAACAAAGAACTCTACGTTATCACTCGTGTCTCATCTAAATATATCTCTTTATTTTTGTGCATCGCTCTGAATCTTTCTCAAAGAGCTTCTGACTGTTTCTCATCTCAGCGTCATCCTCTGTTCACTAACCTGacgtcttctctctttctctcccgcAGACAGTCTTCCACGACGAGTGCAAGTTCAAGGAGAGCCTGCTCGCCAACAACTACAACGCCTACGAGTCTCTGGTCTACCGAGGCTCCTACATCGCACTGAGCAAGCACGGCCGCGTGAAGCGTGGCAACAAGGCCACCACGGCCATGACTGTCACGCACTTCCTGCCCCGGATATGacgagcaaaaaaaaacaacaaggcaATAACAGACTGATTTGCACATGTGGATTATTTCCCAGGTAACACGAACGCCGCATACGTACAAAGACAAAGCGGACTGTACAAGAAAGAAGTACAACTATATATCCGatagtatttattcaaactttatatgtatatttgGGTAGCTGACTTTGTATTAGGAAAACTATGGAAATGCCATTCTTTGCTGCTTTTatgattttcatcatttttgtgATGTGACGGAGACGGAGAGTGGGTCGGTCTCCTCCGGGTGCTGGAGGTCTGAGTGGAGGAGAGTTCCTCCTTTTTGGAAAAGAAGCGGATACGTTATTACCTCAAAGTACCATatcctgagagagggaggagaagaagaaggtgaagaagaagaagaggaagaaggagaagaaagacgtGTGCATGAACTTTCTAcagattttttgtgtttttttcgaTAAAGAAATATTTTTGTTGTCATCCGTCAGGAACTTGGGACATTTCCTAGTTGGATTGTGTCCGTCTCCTTCAGGGGAAACTTGTGCACTTGCCAAAATCCAGGCGCTTGTTTTCCTTGCTTGGTCACGAGGTGGCGGTGCCCTGGATTCCGACTcgcgccccccctcccccttgcATGTGAGAAACGTGGCGCTCGGGTCCGAAATAGGAGCGAAACACAAGTCACCACCGGCCCAATTCCTAGAGGGCCGGAGGTTTCTCcgctttattttctttccataaTTAGATCAATTAAGTAATGGAGACTCTGTGCTGCTCAGGACCCGGTGGAGCCTCCTGTTAATATGGAAGGCTGGATTTAGAGTCAGCACtcaaatacccccccccccaaaaaaaacaccccCCCTACATCATGTCCAAGGGAGCTTCGACAATCCCAGGTTTTACtttcacaaatgtgtgtgtgtgtactgtatgtgtgggATTGAGTTTGTTTTGAAGTATGTTTGTGGATTTGCTCATTTTGAGAGCTGTTGAGTTTgaggggagggaaggggggggttgTGTAGCCGAATACAGAGGCCGGACACTGAAGGTGTGTgtcctccatgtgtgtgtgtgttgtgttgttctcccTCTGTTCAAACTGAGCTGGTGCGTCTGGTCTGTCCTGGACATTGTGTTGCTGATGGTTCAAGATGATTTAAAGAATctgttttttgaaaatattgacTTTatagaatgaaaacaaaaagtgtttcAGTGGCTTCGAACATGTGCTTCCTGTGGAGaagttcaactttggtgaactttgacctgtgaCCGGGCCTTGACTCCTCACAGGGGGTCTGATGATATTTGGCACTTACAGTGATGAGCTCATGCAGAACCTAGTGGACGTCATTGATTGGTCAATTCACTGTAAATGA
This window encodes:
- the LOC133009546 gene encoding fibroblast growth factor 6-like, producing MAVARRFRVSMSCEAGTLLLLLLLGFLLGLVPASALPVRTSNTSSSQLERQWDWETLFSRSVLGVSGEKPEQNWETDYLLGIKRVRRLYCNVGIGFHLQVLPSGRVNGAHSENQYTLIEISTVQRGVVSLCGLKSGLFLAMSSRGRLYGTTVFHDECKFKESLLANNYNAYESLVYRGSYIALSKHGRVKRGNKATTAMTVTHFLPRI